The following proteins are encoded in a genomic region of [Eubacterium] hominis:
- a CDS encoding type I 3-dehydroquinate dehydratase: MLKIKNLTIGDGIPKICVPMCSANEEQLIKEADEIAAKHVDIAEWRMDHYENVFDIKRVVSFAETLKKHLADTLLLCTFRTGREGGNPIAFDDNLYFDMNKALIKSRHLDMIDLELFMDKLRLKELIATAHIYGVHVIMSNHDFHRTPGKEELMTRLMTMKRMEADILKIAVMPKNEEDLLTLLEVTQQMKSRVPKQALVTISMGKQGLLSRISGEIFGSSITFATMHGQSAPGQIPYEELQKVLQMIHQNLMSDDI, translated from the coding sequence ATGTTGAAAATCAAAAATCTTACGATTGGTGATGGCATACCGAAAATCTGTGTACCTATGTGCAGTGCAAATGAAGAACAGCTGATAAAAGAAGCTGATGAAATTGCCGCAAAGCATGTGGATATCGCAGAATGGAGAATGGATCATTATGAAAATGTATTTGACATAAAGCGTGTGGTTTCTTTTGCGGAAACGCTGAAAAAGCATTTAGCAGATACACTTTTGTTATGTACCTTTCGAACAGGTAGAGAAGGCGGCAATCCGATTGCATTCGATGATAATCTTTATTTTGATATGAATAAAGCTTTGATTAAAAGCAGACACCTGGATATGATTGATTTAGAATTGTTCATGGATAAACTAAGATTAAAAGAATTGATTGCGACTGCGCATATCTATGGCGTTCATGTGATTATGAGTAATCATGACTTTCATCGAACACCGGGGAAAGAAGAATTAATGACACGATTGATGACCATGAAACGAATGGAAGCAGATATTTTAAAGATTGCGGTTATGCCAAAAAATGAAGAAGATCTGTTAACACTGTTAGAAGTGACACAACAGATGAAATCCAGAGTGCCAAAGCAGGCATTAGTGACGATATCCATGGGCAAACAAGGATTATTGTCAAGAATCAGTGGAGAGATTTTTGGTTCATCCATCACATTTGCTACAATGCATGGACAAAGTGCACCAGGGCAGATTCCATATGAAGAGCTTCAAAAAGTTTTACAGATGATCCATCAAAATCTAATGTCAGATGATATTTAG